The Paenibacillus antri genome includes a region encoding these proteins:
- a CDS encoding GTPase domain-containing protein: MENLIQRTYDPDSPYSLVVEELAYAVKPSNDFIEAFKEVYPESEYPGKTLKVNILDTPGLTQVGEEKSDIEDALNRVLAKRYDAVLFLCRADERPTIYDICMDLLVSHNKKLEDIPLKILRTRADIVLYEKMKKDRMIEEGDTNFVKGPQTDAYAQAAYHAYLGDLKQEEDRLSKELGDTNLVDFVSLDLHTLNSLTDFFAEKSFTKEKLYRTLLSLSREVNNAYMPPLAGRLWLQGISPLKPVLESKMDGYMDQMLDDFGSHMVNLNTKEGDGMYLNFADSSKVFHGRSVSTFYFNHKIGVGHETRANVYANFKVHIRRMIQKWMTSFFQDWSMHFEISFDNLKQTEAGKQALNEAPKLLVEIFNKQKPQIISRIAKALSYDAFRTEMEEKYYFNSWNKGFHENLELFNVKFSDCEYWRLQMRKYLKEELDNLLDRMYYYD; this comes from the coding sequence GTGGAGAATCTGATTCAACGAACATACGATCCCGATAGTCCCTATTCATTGGTGGTTGAGGAACTTGCTTATGCTGTTAAGCCATCAAATGATTTTATTGAAGCGTTTAAAGAGGTATATCCTGAATCAGAATATCCAGGAAAGACGCTAAAGGTTAACATCTTGGATACGCCAGGACTGACTCAGGTTGGCGAGGAAAAATCGGATATTGAAGACGCACTGAATCGTGTGTTGGCGAAGCGTTATGATGCTGTTCTTTTCCTCTGTCGTGCAGATGAACGTCCGACAATCTATGACATTTGTATGGACCTCTTAGTTTCGCATAATAAGAAGTTAGAGGACATACCGCTGAAAATTTTGCGTACCCGAGCGGATATTGTGCTGTATGAGAAGATGAAGAAAGATCGGATGATTGAAGAAGGTGATACGAACTTCGTGAAGGGGCCGCAAACAGACGCTTACGCTCAAGCAGCCTATCATGCATATTTAGGTGATTTGAAGCAGGAAGAGGATAGACTTTCTAAGGAACTCGGCGATACGAATCTAGTCGATTTTGTTTCTCTTGATTTGCACACACTCAATAGTTTGACGGACTTTTTTGCTGAAAAGAGTTTTACGAAGGAGAAACTCTATCGTACTCTTTTGAGTCTCTCCCGAGAAGTGAATAATGCCTATATGCCTCCGTTAGCTGGCCGGCTGTGGTTACAAGGGATAAGTCCACTCAAGCCAGTTTTGGAGAGTAAAATGGATGGGTACATGGATCAAATGTTGGATGATTTCGGATCCCATATGGTTAATCTGAATACTAAAGAAGGGGATGGGATGTATTTGAACTTTGCTGATTCCTCTAAGGTGTTCCATGGGCGCTCAGTATCAACATTCTACTTTAATCATAAGATTGGGGTAGGACATGAAACCAGGGCTAATGTATATGCTAATTTTAAGGTACACATTCGGAGAATGATACAAAAGTGGATGACCTCATTTTTTCAAGATTGGAGTATGCATTTTGAAATTTCATTTGATAATTTGAAACAGACAGAGGCGGGAAAACAAGCTTTGAACGAAGCACCGAAGCTTCTCGTGGAAATTTTCAATAAGCAAAAACCGCAAATTATTTCTCGAATCGCTAAAGCTCTAAGTTATGACGCATTTCGTACAGAGATGGAGGAGAAGTATTACTTCAATTCATGGAATAAGGGTTTCCACGAAAATCTTGAATTGTTTAATGTGAAATTTAGCGACTGTGAATATTGGCGTCTACAGATGCGGAAGTATCTAAAGGAAGAACTCGATAATCTCCTTGATCGGATGTATTATTACGATTAA